In Sphingobacterium sp. PCS056, the following proteins share a genomic window:
- a CDS encoding LruC domain-containing protein gives MYKGKRFHLFLVSLVFVTLIASSCSKVKDLYEEPETDSSTLFPGGGNVPSDFKWNSAKSMDIRVAIDDKFDGQFFYRVEIFDNDPLLAAGSNLLAAGQAKKGQDFVGKLMLPTMAKYLYLRETSPLGIASVTMIAVDATKGSINITSGSTTSILNSNKASVARAAVRTTISNTNSSSVSTLVGPAVVVPNDAIEISGNGTVSVVDNKSYVIKSGTTFTGKIDANNGTSNVKIYVQGKWKNPSFEFNLGNNNGLYITDAGSLELINVTQNTNGGFVNYGSANLSKMETKNNTLYVNYGTLDADKADITNGSFTNYGVATIQNLSSTTTSTVVRNEGTLVVQNASLTNATLEAVCHTTIQSLTTNGATISISSGALLSLDKLDAGGTKFNLASSSILAVTTLAKFNSQASTMQGPASGQALARLKKVDVNNQYMAITYSGNLEVACSDHTANGQWNTYYVINSPAKLVPYDKSTVVIAGTACNAGGNNAPGGNPNDQTVTEVNLGTYSYAFEDNWPNKGDYDMNDFVVDMNITKFQNTANKVTKVTLKGKLRSVGASKRLAAAVQLDGVPAANVKAVTYSKKDLVGTTVALAANGTETGQTNAVVAIVDDAHKAFGVADTRFISTQSGAYAPIDVVITIEFTTPLDNFTYSTLNMFIVNYAQNIGGRNEIHLAGYAATDKINKSLVSRESGKLLSATDPFKTPKGDPFALAIPVSFNYPAEGVIINKVYPYFETWARSGGIEKTDWYLNRK, from the coding sequence ATGTATAAAGGAAAAAGATTTCATCTCTTTTTAGTTAGCCTGGTTTTCGTTACGCTTATTGCGTCAAGTTGTTCCAAAGTGAAGGACTTGTATGAAGAGCCAGAGACTGATTCTTCCACATTATTTCCGGGTGGGGGTAATGTTCCATCAGACTTCAAATGGAATTCGGCGAAGTCTATGGATATTCGTGTTGCTATCGATGACAAGTTCGATGGTCAATTTTTTTATCGCGTAGAAATTTTCGATAACGATCCATTACTTGCGGCAGGGTCGAATTTATTGGCGGCAGGGCAAGCGAAAAAAGGGCAAGATTTTGTCGGCAAATTGATGTTGCCAACAATGGCCAAATATCTTTATCTAAGAGAAACGTCGCCTTTAGGTATTGCTTCTGTTACCATGATCGCGGTTGATGCCACTAAAGGCAGCATCAATATCACATCTGGCTCGACAACTTCAATTCTAAATTCCAATAAAGCGAGTGTAGCTCGAGCTGCAGTTCGTACAACGATTTCAAATACGAATTCATCCTCAGTAAGTACTCTTGTCGGACCTGCTGTTGTCGTTCCCAATGATGCTATTGAAATCAGCGGAAACGGAACGGTATCGGTTGTTGACAATAAATCCTATGTCATTAAATCAGGTACAACTTTTACCGGTAAAATTGATGCCAACAATGGGACGAGCAATGTAAAGATCTATGTACAAGGTAAATGGAAAAATCCAAGCTTTGAATTTAATTTAGGTAATAACAACGGTCTTTATATCACAGATGCAGGATCGCTCGAATTGATCAATGTGACGCAAAATACCAATGGCGGTTTTGTCAATTATGGTTCCGCAAATCTATCGAAGATGGAGACCAAAAACAATACGTTGTATGTCAATTACGGTACTTTAGATGCAGATAAAGCAGATATTACCAATGGTAGCTTTACCAACTATGGTGTAGCCACTATTCAAAACTTAAGTAGTACTACAACTTCTACAGTCGTTCGAAATGAAGGTACACTTGTCGTGCAAAATGCCAGTTTGACCAATGCGACATTAGAAGCTGTTTGTCATACCACCATTCAGTCGTTGACGACAAATGGTGCGACGATCTCGATATCATCAGGAGCGTTGCTAAGCTTGGATAAATTGGATGCAGGAGGTACTAAATTTAATTTAGCTTCTTCTTCTATCTTAGCCGTTACTACATTGGCCAAATTCAATAGCCAGGCAAGTACGATGCAAGGACCAGCGTCTGGACAGGCATTAGCCCGTTTAAAGAAAGTAGATGTCAATAACCAGTATATGGCGATTACCTATTCAGGTAATTTAGAAGTGGCTTGTTCTGATCATACTGCAAATGGACAGTGGAATACCTATTATGTGATCAATAGTCCAGCCAAATTAGTTCCTTATGACAAATCTACTGTTGTGATTGCAGGTACAGCTTGTAATGCGGGAGGAAATAATGCGCCAGGTGGCAATCCAAACGATCAAACAGTAACAGAAGTCAACTTAGGTACTTATTCGTACGCTTTCGAGGACAACTGGCCTAATAAAGGTGACTACGATATGAACGATTTTGTGGTGGATATGAATATCACAAAATTCCAAAATACGGCTAATAAGGTCACTAAAGTTACTTTAAAAGGGAAATTACGCTCTGTAGGCGCATCCAAACGTTTGGCGGCAGCGGTTCAGTTGGATGGTGTTCCTGCAGCAAATGTAAAAGCGGTCACCTATTCAAAAAAAGATCTGGTTGGAACAACAGTAGCCTTGGCGGCTAATGGTACTGAAACTGGACAGACCAATGCAGTGGTAGCGATTGTTGACGACGCACATAAAGCATTCGGTGTAGCAGATACACGTTTTATATCAACGCAGAGTGGTGCATATGCTCCAATTGATGTTGTGATTACAATTGAATTTACAACCCCATTGGACAATTTTACTTACAGTACATTGAATATGTTTATTGTTAACTATGCGCAAAACATCGGTGGCAGAAACGAAATTCACTTAGCAGGTTATGCAGCAACCGATAAAATCAACAAAAGTTTAGTGTCAAGAGAAAGTGGGAAACTTTTATCAGCAACAGATCCTTTCAAAACACCGAAAGGTGATCCGTTTGCATTAGCAATCCCAGTTTCATTCAATTACCCAGCAGAAGGTGTTATTATCAATAAGGTATATCCTTACTTTGAGACTTGGGCGCGAAGCGGTGGTATTGAGAAAACAGACTGGTATTTAAACCGTAAATAA